One window from the genome of Mumia sp. ZJ1417 encodes:
- a CDS encoding MerR family transcriptional regulator, with the protein MTQAAPNAARLSIGEVLDELRADFPDVSISKIRYLETEGLVEPERTPAGYRKFSRADVERLHLVLRVQRDTYWPLKVIRQKLDDLDHGIVGADDEGVLQVPRVIMSSDGLPSAETFTGGPHEMRFRRAELLQASGIESDLLAEAEQYGLIAPSQETYSESDVVIAKTLGDLAGFGLGPRHLRAFRTAADREVGIVEQIVEPLRRRRDVGAAASADEAAHHVASLSVVLHSMLVKNGLRRRG; encoded by the coding sequence GTGACGCAGGCCGCGCCGAACGCCGCCCGGTTGAGCATCGGAGAGGTGCTCGACGAGCTTCGCGCGGACTTCCCTGACGTCTCGATCTCCAAGATCCGCTACCTCGAGACCGAGGGGCTGGTCGAGCCTGAGCGCACGCCCGCCGGCTACCGCAAGTTCTCGCGTGCCGACGTGGAGCGCCTGCACCTCGTCCTGCGGGTCCAGCGCGACACCTACTGGCCGCTCAAGGTGATCCGTCAGAAGCTCGACGACCTCGATCACGGGATCGTCGGAGCGGACGACGAGGGCGTGCTGCAGGTGCCGCGCGTGATCATGTCCTCCGACGGCCTCCCGAGCGCCGAGACGTTCACCGGTGGCCCCCACGAGATGCGCTTCCGGAGGGCTGAGCTCCTCCAGGCGTCGGGCATCGAGAGCGACCTGCTGGCCGAGGCCGAGCAGTACGGGCTCATCGCGCCTTCGCAAGAGACCTACTCGGAGTCCGACGTCGTCATCGCCAAGACGCTCGGCGACCTCGCGGGGTTCGGTCTGGGGCCGCGCCACCTGCGCGCATTCCGTACTGCAGCCGACCGCGAGGTCGGGATCGTGGAGCAGATCGTCGAGCCGCTCAGGCGCCGCCGCGACGTCGGTGCCGCTGCGAGCGCCGACGAGGCCGCCCATCACGTGGCGTCTCTCTCCGTGGTGCTCCACTCGATGCTCGTCAAGAACGGACTCCGTCGTCGGGGGTAG
- a CDS encoding MerR family transcriptional regulator — translation MTVRRRAPVGGKQDSTPYEGVDAARAAAGDQGLLFDDDVSALPEDSGFRGPTACSAAGITYRQLDYWARTGLVEPSIRGAGGSGTQRLYSFRDVLLLKIIKRLLDAGISLQQIRSAIQHLRERGTDDLTTVTLMSDGVSVYECRSTDEVIDLLAGGQGVFGIAIGGVWREIEGTLSELPSERAVSDDPSDELAQRRRGRRVG, via the coding sequence ATGACGGTGAGACGGAGGGCTCCGGTGGGCGGCAAGCAAGATTCGACCCCGTACGAAGGTGTCGATGCGGCACGCGCGGCGGCCGGCGACCAGGGCCTCCTGTTCGACGACGACGTGTCGGCGCTGCCAGAGGACTCGGGGTTCCGTGGTCCGACGGCGTGCAGCGCGGCCGGCATCACCTATCGACAGCTCGACTACTGGGCCCGCACGGGCCTGGTCGAGCCGTCGATCCGAGGCGCCGGTGGCTCTGGCACCCAGCGGCTGTACTCGTTCCGCGACGTGCTGCTGCTGAAGATCATCAAGCGCCTCCTCGACGCCGGCATCTCGCTGCAGCAGATCCGTTCCGCGATCCAGCACCTGCGTGAGCGCGGCACGGACGACCTGACGACGGTGACGCTCATGAGCGATGGTGTCTCGGTCTACGAGTGCCGCTCCACCGACGAGGTCATCGATCTCCTCGCCGGCGGCCAGGGCGTCTTCGGCATCGCGATCGGCGGCGTCTGGCGCGAGATCGAGGGCACCCTCTCCGAGCTCCCGAGCGAGCGCGCCGTGTCGGACGACCCGTCGGACGAGCTGGCGCAGCGTCGCCGTGGTCGGCGCGTCGGTTGA
- a CDS encoding bifunctional nuclease family protein yields the protein MRELDVVGVRVEMPTNNPLVLLREVSGPRYLPIWIGAVEATAIAFAQQGVVPPRPLTHDLLKDVIEAMGDELVEVRITEVKDHVFYAVLVFASGVEVEARPSDSIALALRTGTPIYCDEDVLTESSVGVPDEEEAEVEKFREFLDEITPEDFEEGGS from the coding sequence GTGCGCGAGCTCGATGTCGTAGGCGTTCGGGTGGAGATGCCCACCAACAATCCTCTGGTGCTGCTCCGGGAGGTCTCGGGGCCGCGCTATCTACCGATCTGGATCGGCGCGGTCGAGGCGACCGCGATCGCGTTCGCGCAGCAGGGTGTCGTCCCGCCGCGTCCGTTGACGCACGACCTCCTCAAAGACGTCATCGAGGCGATGGGCGACGAGCTCGTCGAGGTTCGCATCACGGAGGTCAAGGACCACGTCTTCTACGCCGTCCTGGTGTTCGCCTCGGGCGTGGAGGTCGAGGCGCGTCCGTCGGACTCCATCGCCCTCGCCCTGCGGACCGGCACCCCGATCTACTGCGACGAGGACGTCCTGACCGAGTCCTCCGTGGGAGTGCCTGACGAGGAGGAAGCGGAGGTCGAGAAGTTCCGCGAGTTCCTCGACGAGATCACCCCCGAGGACTTCGAGGAGGGAGGGTCGTGA
- a CDS encoding CDP-alcohol phosphatidyltransferase family protein — protein MTAATNASSAERVLTIPNALSFVRLLGVPLFLWLVLGPEADVLALVVLVVSGFTDYLDGYLARRLGQMSKVGALLDPIADRLYILAVVFGLAMRDIIPWWLAILLPLRDVLLFALVPFLRTRGYSSLPVHFLGKAATAGLLYAFPLLLLGDDTGTVAGLANVFGWAFAIWGVGLYWWAGLLYVWQVRRLLVTVPPVKAR, from the coding sequence GTGACCGCCGCCACGAACGCTTCGAGCGCCGAGCGCGTCCTGACCATCCCCAATGCGCTGAGCTTCGTCCGCCTGCTCGGGGTGCCCCTGTTCCTGTGGCTGGTCCTCGGCCCGGAGGCCGACGTGCTGGCGCTCGTCGTGCTGGTCGTCTCCGGCTTCACCGATTATCTCGACGGCTATCTCGCCCGCCGGCTCGGCCAGATGTCCAAGGTCGGGGCGCTGCTCGACCCCATCGCCGACCGCCTCTACATCCTGGCTGTCGTCTTCGGCCTCGCGATGCGCGACATCATCCCGTGGTGGCTGGCGATCCTCCTGCCGCTGCGCGACGTCCTGCTCTTCGCGCTGGTGCCGTTCCTGCGCACCCGTGGCTACAGTTCGCTACCCGTGCACTTCCTCGGCAAGGCGGCGACGGCCGGGCTGTTGTACGCATTCCCCCTCCTGCTGCTCGGCGACGACACCGGTACGGTCGCCGGCCTCGCCAACGTGTTCGGCTGGGCGTTCGCGATCTGGGGCGTCGGCCTCTACTGGTGGGCCGGGCTCCTGTACGTCTGGCAGGTACGCCGCCTCCTGGTGACCGTGCCTCCGGTGAAGGCGCGCTGA
- a CDS encoding FHA domain-containing protein: MSRTNEDDPTPDVPESPSETTSTISLPPTSDPDLGSGGGLSADDAAALDALPPGSALLVVQRGPSAGSRFLLDTDEVSAGRHPDSDIFLDDVTVSRRHALFRRSEGGFTVSDVGSLNGTYVNRDRIDDVRLNSRDEVQIGKFRLVYYPSAAKGSTS, from the coding sequence ATGTCGCGCACGAACGAGGACGATCCGACACCGGACGTCCCCGAGAGCCCGTCGGAGACGACGTCCACGATCTCGCTCCCGCCGACCTCCGACCCTGATCTGGGGTCGGGCGGCGGCCTGAGCGCGGACGACGCCGCGGCGCTCGACGCGCTGCCGCCCGGGTCAGCCCTCCTGGTGGTCCAGCGTGGCCCGAGTGCGGGGTCGCGGTTCCTCCTCGACACCGACGAGGTCTCGGCGGGTCGTCACCCCGACAGCGACATCTTCCTCGATGACGTGACGGTGTCTCGTCGGCACGCGCTCTTCCGTCGGTCCGAGGGCGGCTTCACGGTGAGCGACGTCGGCAGCCTCAACGGCACCTACGTCAACCGTGACCGCATCGACGACGTGCGGCTCAACAGTCGTGACGAGGTTCAGATCGGCAAGTTCCGGCTGGTCTACTACCCGAGCGCTGCGAAGGGCTCCACGTCGTGA
- a CDS encoding DUF881 domain-containing protein encodes MTLLQNITDRPLDDDYYTHAPHEPTRRGRIAAVAVVAFFALLITLAVLETRAGRPAAESERAVLIKQIEQRKDDIATHQEEVSVLTNAVSRLRREQSGAEALARAKEQGAVVGTVAVTGPALRVVVDSADDADDKPEGRVRDKDLQMLVNGLWQSGAEAIAINGNRLTSMSSIRAAGDGITVNYRSLTSPYVVTAIGSPRTLPGNFIDTPAAQLWAGYEENFDMRFDVTERDEATLPAAPRRATTIRHAKVLEVSDK; translated from the coding sequence ATGACTCTGCTCCAGAACATCACCGACCGCCCGCTCGACGACGACTACTACACGCACGCGCCGCACGAGCCGACCCGCCGGGGTCGGATCGCGGCGGTGGCGGTCGTCGCGTTCTTCGCTCTCCTGATCACGCTCGCCGTCCTCGAGACCCGCGCCGGCCGCCCGGCCGCCGAGAGCGAGCGGGCCGTGCTGATCAAGCAGATCGAGCAGCGTAAGGACGACATCGCGACCCATCAGGAGGAGGTCAGCGTGCTCACGAACGCCGTCTCACGCCTACGCCGCGAGCAGTCCGGCGCCGAGGCTCTGGCCCGTGCGAAGGAGCAGGGCGCGGTCGTGGGGACTGTGGCGGTGACCGGTCCAGCTCTGCGCGTGGTGGTCGACAGCGCCGACGACGCCGACGACAAGCCCGAGGGACGCGTGCGCGACAAGGACCTTCAGATGCTCGTCAACGGTCTGTGGCAGTCCGGTGCCGAGGCGATCGCGATCAACGGCAACCGGTTGACCTCGATGTCGTCAATCCGTGCCGCCGGAGACGGGATCACCGTCAACTACCGCTCGTTGACCAGCCCATATGTGGTGACCGCGATCGGCAGTCCGCGTACGCTTCCGGGGAACTTCATCGACACACCCGCGGCCCAGCTCTGGGCAGGTTACGAGGAGAACTTCGACATGCGCTTCGACGTGACCGAGCGTGACGAGGCGACGCTGCCCGCAGCGCCTCGACGTGCGACCACGATCCGTCACGCCAAGGTCCTGGAGGTGTCGGACAAGTGA
- a CDS encoding serine hydrolase, which translates to MTSQPQTPPVLPSTAVHLQAAIAAAQAGSRVPSLSAAVVRDGDVVWSGVRGTAVREGEDRRPTPDTQYRIGSLTKMLTAALVMQLVDEGVLDLADTVGKHVPEGPFAEATIRGLLSHAAGLPAEPAGPWWERSPGGSYEELAAANADASLVLSPGERHHYSNLSYAMLGRVVEGLCGAPWRDVLADRILVPLGMTRTTYDAVTPYADGYAVEALTGMLVAEPHQVTGAMAPAGQLWSTPADLCLWLAELARPTLLSDRVITAMTTPQSGDPDERGTESYGLGVRLPVAGERVLAGHGGSMPGFLAGAWVDRESGVGAVVLANTAYGLDVGGLPRTLIETVLAHEPVIVPEWTPTGELPDGVRELLGTWHWGHQPFTMAYDGKVLSLAADGGRAYRFAPAGADTWTGLSGYQLGETLRVVRREDGTISHLDIGTFCYTRIPYDPSVPIPGA; encoded by the coding sequence GTGACTTCGCAGCCGCAGACGCCCCCCGTCCTCCCGTCGACCGCCGTCCACCTCCAGGCGGCGATCGCCGCTGCGCAAGCGGGCAGTCGCGTCCCGTCGCTGAGCGCCGCGGTCGTCCGGGACGGCGACGTGGTGTGGTCCGGCGTCCGGGGCACGGCGGTGCGAGAGGGTGAGGACCGCCGCCCGACGCCTGACACCCAGTACCGCATCGGGTCTCTCACCAAGATGCTCACCGCCGCGCTCGTGATGCAGCTCGTCGACGAGGGCGTGCTCGACCTCGCGGACACCGTCGGGAAGCACGTCCCTGAGGGCCCGTTCGCCGAGGCGACGATCCGTGGCCTCCTGTCGCACGCCGCCGGCCTCCCGGCGGAGCCTGCCGGCCCCTGGTGGGAGCGCAGCCCCGGCGGGTCGTACGAGGAGCTGGCGGCCGCCAACGCCGACGCCTCCCTGGTGCTGTCGCCGGGCGAGCGCCACCACTACTCCAACCTGTCGTACGCGATGCTCGGTCGCGTCGTCGAGGGGCTGTGCGGTGCGCCGTGGCGCGACGTCCTCGCCGACCGCATCCTCGTCCCGCTCGGGATGACCCGCACGACGTATGACGCGGTGACGCCGTACGCCGACGGCTATGCGGTCGAGGCGCTGACGGGGATGCTCGTCGCGGAGCCGCACCAGGTCACGGGTGCGATGGCGCCGGCAGGCCAGCTCTGGAGCACGCCGGCCGATCTGTGCCTGTGGCTCGCCGAGCTCGCCCGCCCGACGCTGCTCAGCGACCGCGTGATCACGGCGATGACGACGCCGCAGTCCGGTGACCCTGACGAGAGGGGCACGGAGTCGTACGGGCTGGGCGTGCGCCTGCCGGTCGCGGGCGAGCGCGTGCTGGCCGGTCACGGCGGATCGATGCCCGGGTTCCTCGCGGGGGCGTGGGTGGACCGCGAGAGCGGGGTCGGCGCCGTGGTCCTGGCCAACACGGCGTACGGGCTCGACGTGGGTGGCCTGCCACGCACGCTGATCGAGACGGTGCTCGCGCACGAGCCTGTGATCGTGCCGGAGTGGACGCCGACCGGCGAGCTTCCCGACGGGGTGCGCGAGCTGCTCGGCACCTGGCACTGGGGCCATCAGCCGTTCACGATGGCGTACGACGGCAAGGTCCTCTCGCTCGCGGCCGACGGAGGCCGCGCGTATCGATTCGCGCCGGCGGGAGCGGACACGTGGACCGGCCTGTCCGGCTACCAGCTCGGCGAGACGCTGCGGGTGGTCCGACGCGAGGACGGCACGATCAGCCACCTCGACATCGGCACGTTCTGCTACACCCGCATCCCGTACGACCCGTCCGTCCCGATCCCCGGCGCCTGA
- a CDS encoding small basic family protein — protein sequence MIAVLGLVIGIALGLLFEPSVPAGLQPYLPIAVVAALDAVFGAIRAYLDGRFDDKVFVVSFISNVLIAALIVFVGDQLGVGSQLSTGVIVVLGIRIFSNAAAIRRHLFHA from the coding sequence GTGATCGCCGTCCTTGGTCTGGTCATCGGGATCGCGCTGGGCCTGCTCTTCGAGCCCAGCGTCCCCGCCGGCCTCCAGCCATACCTCCCGATCGCGGTCGTCGCTGCCCTCGACGCCGTGTTCGGCGCTATCCGCGCATACCTCGACGGGCGCTTCGACGACAAGGTGTTCGTCGTCTCCTTCATCTCCAACGTGCTCATCGCGGCGCTCATCGTGTTCGTCGGCGACCAGCTCGGCGTTGGCTCCCAGTTGTCGACGGGTGTCATCGTGGTCCTGGGGATTCGCATCTTCTCCAACGCCGCAGCGATCCGGAGGCATCTCTTCCATGCATAG
- a CDS encoding response regulator transcription factor produces MIAPVLRLLLVDDHPVVRDGLRGMLEASPDFEVVAEASDGPTGVRLAVSLRPDVILMDLRMPGGGGVAAIAELAAQQIPSRVLVLTTYDTDRDIMAALDAGATGYLLKDARRDDLFAAIRSAARGESVLSPAVATRVVSRVRARSQDLSGRETEVLALVARGRSNREIAKLLFVSEATVKTHLGHVYEKLGVKDRAAAVATAYERGLLGGP; encoded by the coding sequence ATGATCGCGCCCGTGCTGCGCCTGCTGCTGGTCGACGACCACCCCGTGGTCCGCGACGGATTGCGCGGCATGCTCGAGGCCTCCCCCGACTTCGAGGTCGTCGCAGAGGCGTCGGACGGCCCGACCGGTGTGCGGCTGGCGGTGTCGCTGCGCCCGGACGTGATCCTCATGGACTTGCGCATGCCCGGCGGTGGCGGTGTCGCCGCGATCGCCGAGCTCGCCGCGCAGCAGATCCCCAGTCGCGTGCTCGTCCTCACGACGTACGACACCGACCGCGACATCATGGCGGCGCTCGACGCCGGGGCCACGGGCTACCTCCTCAAGGACGCACGCCGCGACGACCTCTTCGCCGCGATCCGGTCCGCGGCACGTGGTGAGTCGGTGCTGTCACCTGCCGTCGCGACACGGGTCGTGTCGCGGGTGCGGGCCCGCTCCCAGGACCTGAGCGGACGAGAGACCGAGGTGCTCGCGCTCGTCGCACGCGGCCGCTCCAACCGTGAGATCGCGAAGCTGCTCTTCGTGAGCGAGGCGACCGTCAAGACGCACCTCGGGCACGTCTACGAGAAGCTCGGCGTCAAGGACCGCGCCGCCGCGGTCGCGACCGCGTACGAGCGCGGCCTGCTCGGGGGGCCTTGA
- the gcvH gene encoding glycine cleavage system protein GcvH, producing the protein MIPEDLQYTADHEWVRLGGDVATVGITDYAQDQLGDIVYLQLPAAGEAVEAGAVVGELESTKSVSDLFAPVSGEVVSVNDSLEATPETVNSDPYGQGWLMTIRIADPGALEGLMDAAAYGASIES; encoded by the coding sequence GTGATCCCCGAAGACCTCCAGTACACCGCGGACCACGAGTGGGTACGCCTCGGCGGTGATGTCGCCACGGTCGGCATCACCGACTACGCCCAGGACCAGCTCGGAGACATCGTCTACCTCCAGCTCCCGGCTGCCGGTGAGGCGGTCGAGGCCGGCGCGGTCGTCGGCGAGCTTGAGTCCACGAAGTCGGTGAGCGACCTGTTCGCGCCCGTCTCCGGCGAGGTCGTGTCGGTCAACGACTCCCTCGAGGCGACGCCCGAGACGGTCAATTCGGACCCTTACGGACAGGGCTGGCTGATGACCATCCGGATCGCCGATCCGGGTGCTCTCGAGGGCCTGATGGACGCTGCCGCGTACGGAGCGTCGATCGAGTCCTGA
- the gcvP gene encoding aminomethyl-transferring glycine dehydrogenase has product MSDQSTIPRLSDLAGVAPFSSRHIGPDAAEQARMLEALGYRDLNDLMAAAVPKGIHLGETLSLLPALSEPQVTAALRTLADQNNPGVAMIGLGYHPTVTPPVIRRNVLEDPRWYTAYTPYQPEISQGRLEALINFQTMVADLAGLPTANASLLDEGTAAAEAMTLTRRAVRGNADKPFVVDTGCLPQTLAVVRTRAEAMGIPLVEADLSQGLPDGDLCGALIAYPREDGAIADPSEVIAATHERGALAVVVTDPLALTLLASPGSLGADVVVGSSQRFGVPMFYGGPHAGFIAVKDGLERHLPGRLVGVSVDAEGRPAYRLALQTREQHIRRDRATSNICTAQVLLAVVASMYAVYHGPEGLRQIAYRVHRSAAVLAEGLRQHGVEVVHDTFFDTVVARVPARADDVVSAARAAGIHLRRVDADHVGITTSEVTTPSHLETVWEAFGATDLDLPTVEGRATDALEAAPPRTSSYLTHDVFNTHHSETEMLRYVTRLADRDYALDRGMIPLGSCTMKLNATTEMEPVSWPDFADLHPFVPAEDAQGTLRLVKQLEAWLAEVTGYAGVSVQPNAGSQGELAGLLAIRGYHRSRGDEARDLCLIPSSAHGTNAASAVMAGMRVVVVKATDDGEVDLDDLRAKCAEHADDLAAIMVTYPSTHGVYEHGITELCEIVHEAGGQVYVDGANLNALLGHAKPGEFGGDVSHLNLHKTFCIPHGGGGPGVGPVAVAAHLKPFLPSHPMAPLAEDRVGIGAISSAPYGSAGILQISWAYVALMGAKGLTEATSVAVLNANYVAHRLGEHFPVLYAGDHGLVAHECILDVRPLTKASGVSVDDVAKRLIDYGFHAPTMSFPVSGTLMVEPTESESLTELDRFCDAMIAIREEIDAVTRGEVAVADSALRRAPHTLKALAGEWDRAYDRDTGAFPSGSHVDKYWPTVARIDQAYGDRNLACACPPPEAFAE; this is encoded by the coding sequence ATGAGCGACCAGTCCACGATCCCACGTCTGAGCGACCTTGCCGGCGTTGCGCCGTTCTCGAGCCGCCATATCGGCCCCGACGCGGCCGAGCAGGCACGGATGCTCGAGGCGCTCGGCTACCGCGACCTCAACGACCTCATGGCAGCCGCCGTGCCGAAGGGGATCCACCTCGGCGAGACGCTGTCGCTGCTTCCCGCCCTGTCCGAGCCGCAGGTGACCGCCGCCCTGCGCACCCTGGCGGACCAGAACAACCCTGGTGTGGCGATGATCGGCCTGGGCTACCACCCGACCGTGACGCCGCCGGTGATCCGGCGCAACGTCCTCGAGGACCCGCGCTGGTACACCGCCTACACGCCGTACCAGCCCGAGATCTCTCAGGGCCGGCTCGAGGCGCTGATCAACTTCCAGACGATGGTCGCCGACCTTGCCGGCCTACCGACCGCCAACGCGTCGCTGCTCGACGAAGGCACGGCCGCGGCCGAGGCGATGACGCTGACGCGCCGCGCCGTCCGCGGCAACGCTGACAAGCCGTTCGTCGTCGACACCGGTTGTCTCCCGCAGACGCTCGCCGTGGTCCGTACCCGCGCCGAGGCCATGGGCATCCCCTTGGTCGAGGCCGACCTCTCGCAGGGTCTGCCAGACGGTGACCTGTGCGGTGCGCTGATCGCCTACCCGCGCGAGGACGGCGCGATCGCCGACCCGAGCGAGGTCATCGCCGCGACGCACGAGCGAGGCGCACTCGCCGTCGTCGTGACCGACCCGCTCGCGCTCACGCTGCTCGCGTCCCCGGGCTCGCTCGGCGCTGACGTCGTGGTCGGATCGAGCCAGCGGTTCGGAGTACCGATGTTCTACGGCGGCCCGCACGCCGGCTTCATCGCGGTCAAGGACGGCCTCGAGCGCCACCTCCCCGGCCGGCTGGTCGGTGTCTCCGTCGATGCCGAGGGGCGCCCGGCGTACCGGCTCGCGCTGCAGACCCGCGAGCAGCACATCCGCCGCGACCGCGCGACGTCCAACATCTGTACGGCACAGGTGCTGCTCGCTGTGGTCGCGTCGATGTACGCCGTCTACCACGGCCCCGAGGGCCTGCGGCAGATCGCGTACCGCGTCCACCGCAGCGCGGCCGTCCTCGCGGAGGGCCTGCGACAGCACGGGGTCGAGGTCGTGCACGACACGTTCTTCGACACGGTGGTCGCCCGGGTGCCCGCACGCGCCGACGACGTCGTGAGCGCCGCCCGCGCGGCAGGGATCCACCTGCGGCGCGTCGACGCCGACCACGTCGGGATCACCACGTCCGAGGTCACCACGCCGTCGCATCTCGAGACAGTGTGGGAGGCCTTCGGTGCCACGGACCTCGACCTGCCGACCGTCGAGGGCAGGGCAACCGATGCTTTGGAGGCGGCGCCGCCGCGTACCTCCTCGTACCTCACCCACGACGTCTTCAACACTCACCACTCCGAGACCGAGATGCTGCGCTACGTCACGCGGCTGGCCGACCGCGACTACGCCCTCGACCGGGGCATGATCCCGCTCGGCTCGTGCACGATGAAGCTCAACGCGACGACCGAGATGGAGCCGGTGAGCTGGCCGGACTTCGCCGACCTGCACCCGTTCGTCCCGGCCGAGGACGCCCAGGGCACGCTGCGGCTCGTCAAGCAGCTCGAGGCGTGGCTCGCGGAGGTCACGGGGTACGCCGGCGTGTCCGTCCAGCCGAATGCTGGGTCGCAAGGCGAGCTTGCGGGCCTGCTCGCGATCCGGGGCTACCACCGCAGCCGTGGTGACGAGGCCCGTGACCTCTGCCTCATCCCGTCGTCCGCGCACGGCACCAACGCTGCGTCGGCCGTGATGGCGGGCATGCGCGTCGTCGTCGTCAAGGCTACCGACGACGGCGAGGTCGATCTCGACGACCTGCGCGCCAAGTGCGCGGAGCATGCCGACGACCTCGCCGCGATCATGGTCACGTACCCGTCGACGCACGGCGTGTACGAGCACGGCATCACCGAACTGTGCGAGATCGTCCACGAGGCCGGCGGGCAGGTGTACGTCGACGGTGCGAACCTCAACGCGCTCCTCGGGCACGCGAAGCCGGGCGAGTTCGGCGGCGACGTCAGCCACCTCAACCTGCACAAGACGTTCTGCATCCCGCACGGCGGCGGCGGACCGGGCGTCGGCCCCGTGGCGGTCGCCGCGCACCTCAAGCCGTTCCTGCCGAGTCACCCGATGGCACCGCTGGCCGAGGACCGCGTGGGCATCGGTGCGATCAGCTCGGCTCCCTACGGATCGGCGGGCATCTTGCAGATCTCGTGGGCGTACGTGGCGCTGATGGGGGCGAAGGGGCTGACCGAGGCGACGTCGGTGGCCGTCCTCAACGCGAACTACGTGGCGCACCGGCTGGGCGAGCACTTCCCGGTGCTCTACGCCGGAGACCACGGGCTGGTCGCGCACGAGTGCATCCTCGACGTCCGCCCGTTGACCAAGGCGAGCGGCGTCAGCGTCGACGACGTGGCAAAGCGCTTGATCGACTACGGCTTCCACGCACCGACCATGAGCTTCCCGGTCTCTGGCACGCTCATGGTCGAGCCGACCGAGTCCGAGTCGCTGACCGAGCTCGATCGGTTCTGCGACGCGATGATCGCGATCCGCGAGGAGATCGACGCGGTCACGCGCGGCGAGGTCGCGGTGGCGGACAGTGCGCTGCGTCGTGCCCCGCACACGCTCAAGGCGCTGGCAGGGGAGTGGGACCGCGCCTACGACCGCGACACGGGCGCCTTCCCGTCGGGGAGCCACGTCGACAAGTACTGGCCCACCGTCGCCCGCATCGACCAGGCGTACGGGGACCGCAACCTTGCGTGCGCATGCCCTCCTCCGGAAGCATTCGCGGAGTGA
- a CDS encoding DUF881 domain-containing protein, protein MADRDPAPDTSKAWARVRHALTGRPSRGQWVVAVLFLLLGFAAVTQVRSTNDDEYTGMRRDELVTLLQTLDGADDRLTQQRSELAATQRSLQQDSERNQAAVEETRRAADALAILAGTVPVVGPGVVITVEDPDETVGASTLLNAIEELRDAGAEAIQVNGVVRVVAQSYVTDSSNGVVRIDGREVKRPFVIEAIGDSHTLDQAVMFRGGLADQVEALGGEVNVEQTDSLEVTALAEEREAEYARPAR, encoded by the coding sequence ATGGCTGACCGCGACCCGGCGCCCGATACCTCGAAGGCCTGGGCGCGCGTCCGTCACGCGCTCACGGGCAGGCCGTCGCGCGGCCAGTGGGTCGTCGCGGTGCTGTTCCTGCTGCTCGGGTTCGCCGCGGTGACACAGGTGCGCTCGACCAACGACGACGAGTACACCGGCATGCGACGCGACGAGCTCGTGACGCTCCTCCAGACGCTCGACGGCGCTGACGACCGTCTGACCCAGCAGCGGTCCGAGCTCGCTGCGACTCAGCGCAGCCTTCAGCAGGACTCCGAGCGCAACCAGGCGGCCGTCGAGGAGACGCGCCGCGCGGCGGACGCGCTCGCGATCCTCGCCGGCACCGTCCCGGTCGTCGGGCCCGGCGTGGTGATCACCGTGGAGGACCCGGACGAGACCGTGGGCGCCAGCACGCTGCTCAACGCGATCGAGGAGCTGCGGGACGCCGGTGCGGAGGCCATCCAAGTCAACGGCGTCGTCCGCGTAGTGGCGCAGTCGTACGTCACCGACTCCTCCAACGGCGTCGTCCGCATCGACGGTCGTGAGGTGAAGCGCCCCTTCGTGATCGAGGCGATCGGTGACTCCCATACGCTGGACCAGGCAGTGATGTTCCGAGGGGGTCTCGCCGATCAGGTGGAGGCGCTCGGAGGAGAGGTCAACGTCGAGCAGACAGACTCGCTCGAGGTGACCGCACTGGCCGAGGAACGCGAGGCCGAGTACGCTCGGCCCGCACGTTGA